A single Opisthocomus hoazin isolate bOpiHoa1 chromosome 1, bOpiHoa1.hap1, whole genome shotgun sequence DNA region contains:
- the LOC104327721 gene encoding carbonyl reductase [NADPH] 1-like isoform X2 produces MSNVPVAVVTGSNKGIGFAIVRALCKQFPGDVYLTARDPGRGQEAVAKLQEEGLRALFHQLDIDDLQSIRALRDFLKEKYGGLNVLVNNAGIAFKVRDTTPFAVQAEVTLKTNFFGTKNVCTELLPLVKPYGRVVNVSSMASSSALGGCSQELQRKFRSDTITEEELVELMTKFVEDTKKSVHEKEGWPNSAYGVSKIGVTVLSRIQARVLNEKRKGDHILLNACCPGWVRTDMAGPQATKSPDEGAETPVYLALLPSDAGGPHGQFVSDKTVRTW; encoded by the exons ATGTCTAACGTGCCAGTGGCTGTGGTGACTGGGTCCAACAAAGGGATCGGATTTGCAATTGTGcgggctctgtgcaagcagttcccgGGGGATGTGTACCTGACAGCCCGAGACCCTGGCCGTGGCCAAGAAGCAGTGGCAAAGCTCCAGGAGGAAGGGCTGCGTGCACTCTTCCATCAGCTGGATATCGATGATCTGCAGAGCATCAGAGCTCTCCGTGACTTCTTAAAGGAGAAGTATGGAGGGCTGAACGTGCTGGTTAACAATGCAGGGATCGCTTTCAAAG TTCGTGACACAACTCCATTTGCGGTCCAAGCAGAGGTTACACTGAAGACAAACTTTTTTGGAACCAAGAATGTCTGCACAGAATTGTTGCCTCTTGTGAAGCCTTATG GTAGAGTGGTGAATGTCTCTAGTATGGCGAGTAGCTCAGCTCTGGGAGGGTGCAGCCAAGAACTACAGCGGAAGTTTCGCAGCGACACTATCACTGAGGAGGAGTTAGTGGAACTCATGACCAAATTTGTGGAAGATACCAAGAAAAGTGTGCACGAGAAAGAGGGTTGGCCAAATAGTGCCTATGGAGTATCGAAAATCGGTGTCACAGTGTTGTCCAGGATTCAAGCCCGGGTgttaaatgagaaaagaaaaggtGACCACATCCTTCTCAATGCCTGCTGTCCTGGGTGGGTGAGAACAGATATGGCAGGTCCTCAAGCCACTAAATCGCCCGATGAAGGCGCTGAGACCCCAGTCTATTTGGCTCTTTTGCCTTCTGATGCTGGTGGTCCTCATGGCCAGTTTGTTAGCGACAAAACTGTTCGAACCTGGTGA
- the SETD4 gene encoding SET domain-containing protein 4 isoform X2, giving the protein MKKSKGRTARKRRRKHLQSFTDGVNCSHKLEYIKLKKWLKGRGFEDSNLRPAEFWDTGRGLMTTKALQAGDLIISLPEKCLVTTGTVLSSCVGEYIVKWKPPVSPLIALCTFLIVEKHAGAKSLWKPYFDVLPKTYTCPVCLEHEVVNLLPEPLRKKAQEQRATVRELYMSSKAFFSSLQPLFAENTGTIFNYNALEWAWCTINTRTIYMKHSQRECFSLEPDVYALAPYLDLLNHSPNVQVKAAFNEQTRSYEIWTNSQCKKYEQVFICYGPHDNQRLLLEYGFVAVDNPHSSVYVSSDTLLRYFPPLDKQRNAKLSILKDHDFLENLTFGWDGPSWRLLTALKLLSLGADEFAFWKRTLLGDVISARNEQQTLNVTAKICHFLIKETQHTLLQDAFAMRCFAEIRFCLCSLRIILRRNQMNSHGNVTPRC; this is encoded by the exons atgaagaaaagcaaaggccGCACGGCtcgaaagagaagaagaaaacactTGCAGAGTTTTACGGATGGAG TCAACTGTAGTCACAAGCTGGAATACATTAAACTTAAGAAGTGGCTGAAAGGCAGAGGATTTGAAGATAGTAATTTAAGGCCAGCAGAGTTCTGGg ATACAGGAAGAGGACTGATGACAACAAAAGCTCTTCAG GCAGGGGATCTGATTATTTCATTGCCTGAGAAATGCTTGGTCACCACAGGCACTGTCCTTAGTAGCTGCGTGGGAGAATACATTGTGAA aTGGAAGCCTCCTGTGTCTCCTTTGATAGCTCTGTGCACGTTTTTAATAGTAGAGAAGCATGCTGGTGCGAAGTCTCTGTGGAAGCCGTATTTTGATGTTTTACCCAAGACATACACTTGTCCTGTTTGTTTGGAGCATGAAGTAGTAAACCTGCTTCCTGAACCACTGAGAAAGAAGGCTCAGGAGCAGAGAGCGACAGTCCGTGAGTTGTACATGTCTtccaaggcttttttttcttccctgcagccTTTGTTTGCTGAGAACACAGGAACTATTTTTAACTACAACGCTCTAGAGTGGGCTTGGTGCACTATTAATACCAGGACAATATACATGAAACATTCACAGAGGGAATGTTTTTCTCTTGAGCCAGATGTTTATGCATTGGCACCATATTTAGATTTGCTAAATCACAGTCCAAACGTTCAG GTAAAGGCCGCATTTAATGAGCAGACAAGAAGCTATGAAATTTGGACAAATTCACAGTGCAAAAAATACGAACAAGTATTTATCTGCTACGGGCCTCATGATAATCAGCGGCTGCTGCTAGAGTATGGATTTGTTGCCGTTGATAACCCTCACAGCAGTGTTTATGTCTCATCAG ATACTCTCCTCAGATATTTTCCACCACTGGACAAGCAGAGAAATGCAAAACTTTCCATTCTAAAGGATCATGATTTCTTAGA AAACCTGACCTTTGGATGGGATGGACCGTCTTGGAGACTCCTCACAGCCCTCAAGTTGTTAAGTCTTGGAGCAGATGAATT TGCTTTCTGGAAGAGAACGCTGCTTGGTGATGTAATTTCAGCCAGAAACGAACAGCAGACTTTGAATGTaacagcaaaaatatgccattttTTAATAAAGGAGACACAGCACACCCTTCTCCAG
- the SETD4 gene encoding SET domain-containing protein 4 isoform X4 gives MKKSKGRTARKRRRKHLQSFTDGVNCSHKLEYIKLKKWLKGRGFEDSNLRPAEFWDTGRGLMTTKALQAGDLIISLPEKCLVTTGTVLSSCVGEYIVKWKPPVSPLIALCTFLIVEKHAGAKSLWKPYFDVLPKTYTCPVCLEHEVVNLLPEPLRKKAQEQRATVRELYMSSKAFFSSLQPLFAENTGTIFNYNALEWAWCTINTRTIYMKHSQRECFSLEPDVYALAPYLDLLNHSPNVQVKAAFNEQTRSYEIWTNSQCKKYEQVFICYGPHDNQRLLLEYGFVAVDNPHSSVYVSSDTLLRYFPPLDKQRNAKLSILKDHDFLENLTFGWDGPSWRLLTALKLLSLGADEFAFWKRTLLGDVISARNEQQTLNVTAKICHFLIKETQHTLLQVCRKVYGSHE, from the exons atgaagaaaagcaaaggccGCACGGCtcgaaagagaagaagaaaacactTGCAGAGTTTTACGGATGGAG TCAACTGTAGTCACAAGCTGGAATACATTAAACTTAAGAAGTGGCTGAAAGGCAGAGGATTTGAAGATAGTAATTTAAGGCCAGCAGAGTTCTGGg ATACAGGAAGAGGACTGATGACAACAAAAGCTCTTCAG GCAGGGGATCTGATTATTTCATTGCCTGAGAAATGCTTGGTCACCACAGGCACTGTCCTTAGTAGCTGCGTGGGAGAATACATTGTGAA aTGGAAGCCTCCTGTGTCTCCTTTGATAGCTCTGTGCACGTTTTTAATAGTAGAGAAGCATGCTGGTGCGAAGTCTCTGTGGAAGCCGTATTTTGATGTTTTACCCAAGACATACACTTGTCCTGTTTGTTTGGAGCATGAAGTAGTAAACCTGCTTCCTGAACCACTGAGAAAGAAGGCTCAGGAGCAGAGAGCGACAGTCCGTGAGTTGTACATGTCTtccaaggcttttttttcttccctgcagccTTTGTTTGCTGAGAACACAGGAACTATTTTTAACTACAACGCTCTAGAGTGGGCTTGGTGCACTATTAATACCAGGACAATATACATGAAACATTCACAGAGGGAATGTTTTTCTCTTGAGCCAGATGTTTATGCATTGGCACCATATTTAGATTTGCTAAATCACAGTCCAAACGTTCAG GTAAAGGCCGCATTTAATGAGCAGACAAGAAGCTATGAAATTTGGACAAATTCACAGTGCAAAAAATACGAACAAGTATTTATCTGCTACGGGCCTCATGATAATCAGCGGCTGCTGCTAGAGTATGGATTTGTTGCCGTTGATAACCCTCACAGCAGTGTTTATGTCTCATCAG ATACTCTCCTCAGATATTTTCCACCACTGGACAAGCAGAGAAATGCAAAACTTTCCATTCTAAAGGATCATGATTTCTTAGA AAACCTGACCTTTGGATGGGATGGACCGTCTTGGAGACTCCTCACAGCCCTCAAGTTGTTAAGTCTTGGAGCAGATGAATT TGCTTTCTGGAAGAGAACGCTGCTTGGTGATGTAATTTCAGCCAGAAACGAACAGCAGACTTTGAATGTaacagcaaaaatatgccattttTTAATAAAGGAGACACAGCACACCCTTCTCCAG GTCTGCAGAAAGGTCTACGGAAGTCATGAATGA
- the SETD4 gene encoding SET domain-containing protein 4 isoform X5 — protein MKKSKGRTARKRRRKHLQSFTDGVNCSHKLEYIKLKKWLKGRGFEDSNLRPAEFWDTGRGLMTTKALQAGDLIISLPEKCLVTTGTVLSSCVGEYIVKWKPPVSPLIALCTFLIVEKHAGAKSLWKPYFDVLPKTYTCPVCLEHEVVNLLPEPLRKKAQEQRATVHTLLRYFPPLDKQRNAKLSILKDHDFLENLTFGWDGPSWRLLTALKLLSLGADEFAFWKRTLLGDVISARNEQQTLNVTAKICHFLIKETQHTLLQISQLKRSKENLKNHLALVEALRLEDLKILQKSAEILCNLNMATT, from the exons atgaagaaaagcaaaggccGCACGGCtcgaaagagaagaagaaaacactTGCAGAGTTTTACGGATGGAG TCAACTGTAGTCACAAGCTGGAATACATTAAACTTAAGAAGTGGCTGAAAGGCAGAGGATTTGAAGATAGTAATTTAAGGCCAGCAGAGTTCTGGg ATACAGGAAGAGGACTGATGACAACAAAAGCTCTTCAG GCAGGGGATCTGATTATTTCATTGCCTGAGAAATGCTTGGTCACCACAGGCACTGTCCTTAGTAGCTGCGTGGGAGAATACATTGTGAA aTGGAAGCCTCCTGTGTCTCCTTTGATAGCTCTGTGCACGTTTTTAATAGTAGAGAAGCATGCTGGTGCGAAGTCTCTGTGGAAGCCGTATTTTGATGTTTTACCCAAGACATACACTTGTCCTGTTTGTTTGGAGCATGAAGTAGTAAACCTGCTTCCTGAACCACTGAGAAAGAAGGCTCAGGAGCAGAGAGCGACAGTCC ATACTCTCCTCAGATATTTTCCACCACTGGACAAGCAGAGAAATGCAAAACTTTCCATTCTAAAGGATCATGATTTCTTAGA AAACCTGACCTTTGGATGGGATGGACCGTCTTGGAGACTCCTCACAGCCCTCAAGTTGTTAAGTCTTGGAGCAGATGAATT TGCTTTCTGGAAGAGAACGCTGCTTGGTGATGTAATTTCAGCCAGAAACGAACAGCAGACTTTGAATGTaacagcaaaaatatgccattttTTAATAAAGGAGACACAGCACACCCTTCTCCAG ATTTCGCAGTTGAAGAGGAGCAAGGAGAACCTCAAAAACCACCTGGCTTTGGTAGAAGCACTACGCTTGGAAGATCTGAAAATACTACAAAAGTCAGCTGAGATTCTTTGCAACTTGAATATGGCAACAACTTGA
- the LOC104327721 gene encoding syncytin-1-like isoform X1, with protein sequence MGDQADRSSKIPSLTEGLLIISVLMGLCIVETHSWDQNVYLQLTTNISRLLNLSNCWVCAALPSEDVKFPLFGIPVSYANWSWPYDNLNNSTLPTGENLIWKLDGPCAEGQDISILPNGETMCWGLKSPLPKKKETDLSYSCGRSVVQPLKFDLQVLGKPIFIKRVNETAPKVGNFNFNLSDINGTECTKKGDDSSECPVAVKAGLQLDYTYDCVPDGLWWLCGDGHARKSLPHYWDGSCTLGYLVPQDKVFNHSHPPPGILRSPWKLVKREVNNSLTERETGFRSFVRWLFPHLGVSELGKAIVNISATIEQIENLTAGAIQGIQQEVSSLGKVVSQNRMGLDMLLAKEEGLCMVINQTCCTYINHEKRVETDLNQIWEKTKVLHQVAEGDTSFGFTEL encoded by the coding sequence ATGGGAGACCAAGCAGACCGGTCCTCTAAAATTCCATCTCTGACGGAAGGATTGCTGATCATCTCTGTCTTGATGGGACTTTGTATAGTAGAAACTCATTCCTGGGATCAGAATGTATATTTACAGTTAACTACTAATATTTCGAGGCTTTTAAATTTGTCCAACTGCTGGGTATGTGCTGCTCTTCCTAGTGAGGATGTGAAATTCCCTCTCTTTGGAATACCAGTGTCTTATGCTAATTGGAGCTGGCCATATGATAACCTAAATAATTCCACTTTGCCCACAGGAGAAAATTTGATTTGGAAACTGGACGGGCCTTGTGCAGAGGGTCAAGATATATCTATACTCCCTAACGGAGAAACTATGTGTTGGGGTTTAAAATCCCCATtaccaaagaaaaaggaaacagatcTAAGTTATTCTTGTGGACGTAGTGTCGTCCAACCTTTAAAATTTGATCTACAAGTTTTGGGAAAGCCGATCTTTATAAAAAGGGTAAATGAAACTGCTCCAAAGGTTGGAAACTTTAACTTTAATCTGAGCGATATTAATGGAACCGAATGTACTAAAAAAGGTGATGACTCCTCAGAATGTCCCGTTGCAGTTAAAGCAGGACTACAGCTTGATTATACATATGATTGTGTACCTGATGGGCTATGGTGGCTATGTGGAGATGGTCATGCCAGAAAGTCCTTACCTCATTACTGGGATGGGAGCTGCACTTTAGGATATCTAGTTCCCCAGGATAAGGTGTTCAATCACTCACATCCACCACCAGGTATTTTAAGATCACCATGGAAACTCGTTAAACGAGAAGTTAACAATTCCCTAACTGAACGAGAAACAGGATTTCGTAGCTTTGTTAGATGGCTCTTTCCCCACTTAGGAGTAAGTGAATTGGGAAAAGCAATAGTGAATATTTCAGCCACCATAGAACAAATAGAAAATCTTACTGCAGGTGCCATACAGGGAATTCAACAGGAAGTTTCCTCATTAGGCAAGGTGGTAAGTCAAAACAGAATGGGTCTAGATATGCTTTTAGCAAAAGAGGAAGGATTGTgtatggttattaatcaaacttGTTGTACCTATATTAATCATGAAAAACGTGTAGAAACAGATCTAAACCAGATCTGGGAAAAAACTAAAGTTTTACACCAAGTGGCTGAAGGTGACACCTCTTTTGGGTTTACTGAACTTTGA
- the SETD4 gene encoding SET domain-containing protein 4 isoform X3 encodes MKKSKGRTARKRRRKHLQSFTDGDTGRGLMTTKALQAGDLIISLPEKCLVTTGTVLSSCVGEYIVKWKPPVSPLIALCTFLIVEKHAGAKSLWKPYFDVLPKTYTCPVCLEHEVVNLLPEPLRKKAQEQRATVRELYMSSKAFFSSLQPLFAENTGTIFNYNALEWAWCTINTRTIYMKHSQRECFSLEPDVYALAPYLDLLNHSPNVQVKAAFNEQTRSYEIWTNSQCKKYEQVFICYGPHDNQRLLLEYGFVAVDNPHSSVYVSSDTLLRYFPPLDKQRNAKLSILKDHDFLENLTFGWDGPSWRLLTALKLLSLGADEFAFWKRTLLGDVISARNEQQTLNVTAKICHFLIKETQHTLLQISQLKRSKENLKNHLALVEALRLEDLKILQKSAEILCNLNMATT; translated from the exons atgaagaaaagcaaaggccGCACGGCtcgaaagagaagaagaaaacactTGCAGAGTTTTACGGATGGAG ATACAGGAAGAGGACTGATGACAACAAAAGCTCTTCAG GCAGGGGATCTGATTATTTCATTGCCTGAGAAATGCTTGGTCACCACAGGCACTGTCCTTAGTAGCTGCGTGGGAGAATACATTGTGAA aTGGAAGCCTCCTGTGTCTCCTTTGATAGCTCTGTGCACGTTTTTAATAGTAGAGAAGCATGCTGGTGCGAAGTCTCTGTGGAAGCCGTATTTTGATGTTTTACCCAAGACATACACTTGTCCTGTTTGTTTGGAGCATGAAGTAGTAAACCTGCTTCCTGAACCACTGAGAAAGAAGGCTCAGGAGCAGAGAGCGACAGTCCGTGAGTTGTACATGTCTtccaaggcttttttttcttccctgcagccTTTGTTTGCTGAGAACACAGGAACTATTTTTAACTACAACGCTCTAGAGTGGGCTTGGTGCACTATTAATACCAGGACAATATACATGAAACATTCACAGAGGGAATGTTTTTCTCTTGAGCCAGATGTTTATGCATTGGCACCATATTTAGATTTGCTAAATCACAGTCCAAACGTTCAG GTAAAGGCCGCATTTAATGAGCAGACAAGAAGCTATGAAATTTGGACAAATTCACAGTGCAAAAAATACGAACAAGTATTTATCTGCTACGGGCCTCATGATAATCAGCGGCTGCTGCTAGAGTATGGATTTGTTGCCGTTGATAACCCTCACAGCAGTGTTTATGTCTCATCAG ATACTCTCCTCAGATATTTTCCACCACTGGACAAGCAGAGAAATGCAAAACTTTCCATTCTAAAGGATCATGATTTCTTAGA AAACCTGACCTTTGGATGGGATGGACCGTCTTGGAGACTCCTCACAGCCCTCAAGTTGTTAAGTCTTGGAGCAGATGAATT TGCTTTCTGGAAGAGAACGCTGCTTGGTGATGTAATTTCAGCCAGAAACGAACAGCAGACTTTGAATGTaacagcaaaaatatgccattttTTAATAAAGGAGACACAGCACACCCTTCTCCAG ATTTCGCAGTTGAAGAGGAGCAAGGAGAACCTCAAAAACCACCTGGCTTTGGTAGAAGCACTACGCTTGGAAGATCTGAAAATACTACAAAAGTCAGCTGAGATTCTTTGCAACTTGAATATGGCAACAACTTGA
- the SETD4 gene encoding SET domain-containing protein 4 isoform X1, with the protein MKKSKGRTARKRRRKHLQSFTDGVNCSHKLEYIKLKKWLKGRGFEDSNLRPAEFWDTGRGLMTTKALQAGDLIISLPEKCLVTTGTVLSSCVGEYIVKWKPPVSPLIALCTFLIVEKHAGAKSLWKPYFDVLPKTYTCPVCLEHEVVNLLPEPLRKKAQEQRATVRELYMSSKAFFSSLQPLFAENTGTIFNYNALEWAWCTINTRTIYMKHSQRECFSLEPDVYALAPYLDLLNHSPNVQVKAAFNEQTRSYEIWTNSQCKKYEQVFICYGPHDNQRLLLEYGFVAVDNPHSSVYVSSDTLLRYFPPLDKQRNAKLSILKDHDFLENLTFGWDGPSWRLLTALKLLSLGADEFAFWKRTLLGDVISARNEQQTLNVTAKICHFLIKETQHTLLQISQLKRSKENLKNHLALVEALRLEDLKILQKSAEILCNLNMATT; encoded by the exons atgaagaaaagcaaaggccGCACGGCtcgaaagagaagaagaaaacactTGCAGAGTTTTACGGATGGAG TCAACTGTAGTCACAAGCTGGAATACATTAAACTTAAGAAGTGGCTGAAAGGCAGAGGATTTGAAGATAGTAATTTAAGGCCAGCAGAGTTCTGGg ATACAGGAAGAGGACTGATGACAACAAAAGCTCTTCAG GCAGGGGATCTGATTATTTCATTGCCTGAGAAATGCTTGGTCACCACAGGCACTGTCCTTAGTAGCTGCGTGGGAGAATACATTGTGAA aTGGAAGCCTCCTGTGTCTCCTTTGATAGCTCTGTGCACGTTTTTAATAGTAGAGAAGCATGCTGGTGCGAAGTCTCTGTGGAAGCCGTATTTTGATGTTTTACCCAAGACATACACTTGTCCTGTTTGTTTGGAGCATGAAGTAGTAAACCTGCTTCCTGAACCACTGAGAAAGAAGGCTCAGGAGCAGAGAGCGACAGTCCGTGAGTTGTACATGTCTtccaaggcttttttttcttccctgcagccTTTGTTTGCTGAGAACACAGGAACTATTTTTAACTACAACGCTCTAGAGTGGGCTTGGTGCACTATTAATACCAGGACAATATACATGAAACATTCACAGAGGGAATGTTTTTCTCTTGAGCCAGATGTTTATGCATTGGCACCATATTTAGATTTGCTAAATCACAGTCCAAACGTTCAG GTAAAGGCCGCATTTAATGAGCAGACAAGAAGCTATGAAATTTGGACAAATTCACAGTGCAAAAAATACGAACAAGTATTTATCTGCTACGGGCCTCATGATAATCAGCGGCTGCTGCTAGAGTATGGATTTGTTGCCGTTGATAACCCTCACAGCAGTGTTTATGTCTCATCAG ATACTCTCCTCAGATATTTTCCACCACTGGACAAGCAGAGAAATGCAAAACTTTCCATTCTAAAGGATCATGATTTCTTAGA AAACCTGACCTTTGGATGGGATGGACCGTCTTGGAGACTCCTCACAGCCCTCAAGTTGTTAAGTCTTGGAGCAGATGAATT TGCTTTCTGGAAGAGAACGCTGCTTGGTGATGTAATTTCAGCCAGAAACGAACAGCAGACTTTGAATGTaacagcaaaaatatgccattttTTAATAAAGGAGACACAGCACACCCTTCTCCAG ATTTCGCAGTTGAAGAGGAGCAAGGAGAACCTCAAAAACCACCTGGCTTTGGTAGAAGCACTACGCTTGGAAGATCTGAAAATACTACAAAAGTCAGCTGAGATTCTTTGCAACTTGAATATGGCAACAACTTGA